Proteins found in one Takifugu rubripes chromosome 15, fTakRub1.2, whole genome shotgun sequence genomic segment:
- the tmlhe gene encoding trimethyllysine dioxygenase, mitochondrial, which translates to MLGNIRRVLRMVKPSKMMTSASGQTEKRAHCTSIQLLHDCLVVNHEEQQMHVSYVWLRDHCCDSYNSVTHQRSLDTAAIDLAIRPQSASVEEDRLVITWPGGHVSSYSFKWLTENSYQEVKRKTVQPRILWNKDVYENANIASAKWDTFMKSDDELKTFLQNYLLYGIAFVDDVPATVEATEAVSQRVSLIRETTYGKMWCFTSDLSRGDTAYTNMALDRHTDTSYFHEPCGIQVFHCLKHEGTGGRTLLVDGFYAAEKLRERSPENFELLTRVPIRHEYIEVSETHKNHISSMGPVLSVYPWNREVYQIRYNNYDRAAINTIPHELVQRWYAAHRQLTTELCRPENELWVKLTPGMVIFIDNWRVLHGREAFTGLRQLCGCYLTRDDVLSVARGFGLKA; encoded by the exons ATGCTCGGAAATATACGAAGAGTGTTGAGGATGGTAAAACCTTCAAAGATGATGACAAGCGCTTCAGGGCAGACAGAGAAGCGCGCTCACTGCACAAGCATACAGTTACTGCATGACTGTCTTG TTGTAAACCACGAAGAGCAGCAGATGCATGTTAGCTATGTGTGGCTCCGGGACCACTGCTGCGATTCCTACAACTCCGTGACCCATCAGAGGAGCCTGGACACCGCGGCCATAGACCTGGCTATCCGCCCCCAGAGTGCCAGTGTGGAAGAGGACAGGCTGGTTATCACTT GGCCTGGTGGTCATGTGTCAAGCTACAGCTTCAAGTGGCTGACGGAGAACAGCTATCAGGAGGTGAAGCGGAAGACCGTCCAGCCACGCATCCTTTGGAATAAAGACgtttatgaaaatgcaaatatCGCCTCGGCCAAATGGGACACGTTTATGAAAAGCGATGACGAATTAAAGACTTTTCTTCAAAACTATCTGCTGTACGGAATTGCTTTTGTAGATGACGTCCCGGCGACAGTTGAAGCCACGGAAGCTGTGAGCCAGAGAGTCAGTCTTATCAG GGAGACGACATATGGGAAAATGTGGTGTTTTACTTCAGATCTGTCCAGAGGAGACACAGCATACACTAACATGGCTTTAGATCGGCACACAGACACGTCCTACTTTCATGAACCATGTGG AATACAAGTTTTCCACTGCCTCAAGCATGAGGGTACAGGGGGGAGGACGCTGCTGGTGGATGGCTTTTATGCTGCAGAGAAATTACGGGAGCGTTCTCCTGAAAACTTTGAGCTGCTCACACGTGTGCCGATCAGACATGAGTACATTGAAGTGTCCGAAACTCACAAAAACCACATTTCAAGCATGGGCCCTGTGCTCAGCGTCTATCCTTGGAACCGTGAAGTTTACCAGATTAG ATACAACAACTATGACCGAGCAGCGATAAACACGATCCCCCACGAGCTGGTTCAGCGATGGTACGCAGCACATCGGCAGCTGACGACGGAGCTGTGTCGGCCAGAGAACGAGTTGTGGGTGAAGCTGACGCCAGGAATG GTGATTTTTATAGATAACTGGCGTGTCTTGCACGGGAGGGAGGCGTTCACGGGCTTGAGGCAGCTCTGTGGATGCTACCTGACCAGAGATGATGTCCTCAGTGTTGCGCGTGGTTTTGGTCTGAAGGCCTAA